The Pyrenophora tritici-repentis strain M4 chromosome 3, whole genome shotgun sequence genome has a window encoding:
- a CDS encoding NmrA family transcriptional regulator, with the protein MSNKSILAVFGASGNQGYSLAHHVLTHPTLSKTYTVRALSRTTSHPLLTALSSLGAQTAYADMSLPLTLAPALTGVTHLFLLTTTFYTGNTRTLETQNARNVCTEAVKQGVRYIIFSSAAHASEITDGKLSNVEHFDVKAEIEAYIRSLPIQSAFFAPASFMQNLHTHMRPQPSGEGDGSYVLTTMLRDDTKVPFIDILDTGKFVGAILAEPQRYAGKYLAAAEGFYTLREIVAVMARVTGKTVRHVQLEDEIVKARFPEGLRGALGEMWILCREYGYFGKEQEELVKWAKEQVEGKLTGMEEFLRMSGFNLE; encoded by the coding sequence ATGTCCAACAAATCCATCCTTGCCGTCTTCGGCGCAAGCGGAAACCAAGGCTACAGCCTCGCCCACCACGTCCTCACTCACCCCACCCTGTCCAAAACATATACTGTCCGCGCTCTATCCCGCACGACTTCCCACCCCCTTCTTACTGCCCTCTCCTCTCTCGGCGCCCAAACCGCCTACGCGGACATGTCGCTCCCCTTGACCCTCGCTCCCGCCCTCACCGGCGTCACCCACCTCTTCCTCCTAACCACCACCTTCTACACCGGCAACACCCGCACCCTCGAAACCCAGAACGCCCGAAACGTCTGCACCGAAGCCGTCAAACAAGGCGTACGCTACATAATCTTCAGCTCCGCAGCTCACGCCTCCGAAATCACGGATGGCAAGTTAAGCAACGTCGAGCACTTTGATGTTAAAGCCGAGATAGAGGCATATATCCGCAGCTTACCCATTCAAAGCGCTTTCTTTGCCCCAGCGTCATTTATGCAGAACCTGCACACACATATGCGACCGCAGCCCAGTGGCGAGGGCGATGGGAGTTATGTGCTCACGACTATGCTGAGAGACGACACAAAAGTCCCGTTTATCGATATCTTGGATACTGGAAAATTTGTGGGGGCGATACTCGCTGAACCACAAAGGTACGCTGGTAAGTACTTGGCCGCAGCGGAAGGGTTCTATACGCTGAGGGAGATTGTGGCGGTTATGGCAAGGGTGACGGGTAAGACCGTGAGGCACGTGCAGCTGGAGGATGAGATTGTGAAGGCGAGGTTTCCAGAGGGGCTGAGGGGGGCGTTGGGCGAGATGTGGATATTGTGTAGGGAGTATGGGTATTTTGGGAAGGAACAAGAGGAGTTGGTGAAGTGGGCGAAGGAGCAGGTCGAAGGGAAGTTGACGGGCATGGAGGAATTCTTGAGGATGAGTGGGTTTAATTTGGAGTGA
- a CDS encoding C6 zinc finger domain containing protein, with translation MGTSLQSNNKRVRAPTNTPSSAHGTPGSGKSPADLKRPRACDSCRGLKVRCDQERPDVSCRRCAKAGRACITTPPTRKRQKKADSRVAELERKIDALTATLHAQKAGGQDVGHHGGIPQHEASTNAIPMAPDSAYRLGSLSHEWSNSVPNRYPDIPPGYGPAQNIQRGPESKRRKLETTHATIPEDMDAIHRDLAEHPEMRRTGHSKIYPDHSHINGLIDQLMSPETAERVFFRYVNDICPHFPAVPFPPGTTAREVREKKPLLFLSVLAGSSHGSAEHLVSQETQRELTKLLKDQLADIIWRNGEKSLEIVQALHIAVLWYRPPLHFEQHNFYMMVNCAAVMALDLGLGRKATPNVMKLSVGPFKRYHPNSSSIEARRTFLVCYYLCMSITMVLRRPILLRWTNYMADSVRILESSPEALPSDKLLCQQVKMAHIGEKISVEFCMDDPSVEVAISDPKVIYALKIFENELSQLREENMTIGDLDPTLRLSEHVTNLYLHEIALHQNQGSADLQPPYISDSLSLSPSLSSGVKKDAPVGPAHIGALGDCLAATHGILDTILSIQLDILLTLPVIFCVRAIYAIVCLMKMWVSVTSSGEVSSIIKKEDLQIEVYTEQLVAMFNAIVSRDAQSPHGKFYYVAKRLQERFAHIKEGAAKDQHQDSDYESSRNASQAPSTSTHQSANQTPLHLLSEVAMGSSNNAASQQQQQQTQAHTRSQQQAQAALQAHAQHSQQAMPPNWYPNMAAQPTPDMMGLNGQPHFDINFDFTQFDLGTGSDADLSALFIPDSMAMWNFNPDPNMQGYTGY, from the exons ATGGGTACGTCATTGCAATCCAACAATAAACGCGTGCGCGCGCCGACTAACACTCCCTCTAGTGCTCATGGTACCCCAGGGTCTGGGAAATCGCCTGCCGATCTGAAGCGCCCCAGAGCCTGCGATTCTTGCCGTGGACTAAAAGTCCGATGCGACCAAGAGCGACCAGACGTCTCGTGTCGACGATGCGCCAAAGCAGGCCGGGCGTGCATCACAACTCCGCCGACACGCAAGCGCCAGAAAAAAGCCGACAGTCGCGTAGCCGAGCTGGAGCGGAAGATTGATGCCTTGACTGCGACTCTACATGCGCAAAAGGCCGGGGGCCAGGACGTTGGCCATCATGGAGGCATTCCACAGCACGAGGCCAGTACAAATGCGATACCAATGGCACCCGACAGTGCCTACCGTCTTGGTTCCCTCAGTCATGAGTGGTCCAACTCTGTACCCAACAGATATCCAGACATTCCGCCAGGCTATGGCCCGGCGCAGAACATCCAGCGCGGTCCCGAGTCGAAGCGGAGGAAGCTTGAGACAACCCACGCT ACGATTCCGGAAGACATGGATGCTATTCATCGCGACTTGGCAGAACATCCTGAGATGAGGCGAACAGGGCACAGCAAGATTTACCCCGACCATTCGCACATCAATGGTCTGATTGATCAGCTCATGTCGCCAGAAACCGCGGAACGTGTCTTTTTCCGCTATGTGAACGACATCTGTCCGCACTTCCCCGCCGTGCCCTTTCCCCCAGGCACCACGGCTCGTGAAGTCCGCGAGAAGAAGCCGCTTCTCTTTCTCTCAGTCTTGGCAGGGTCTTCGCATGGAAGTGCTGAGCATCTGGTATCGCAAGAGACTCAACGAGAGTTGACCAAGCTCCTCAAGGACCAGCTCGCCGACATCATCTGGCGAAATGGAGAGAAATCACTCGAGATTGTTCAGGCACTGCACATTGCCGTGCTTTGGTATCGCCCACCCCTCCATTTCGAACAACACAATTTTTACATGATGGTCAATTGCGCCGCTGTCATGGCCCTTGacctcgggcttggcagaAAAGCAACCCCCAATGTCATGAAGCTCTCAGTCGGTCCCTTCAAGAGGTACCATCCCAACTCCAGCAGCATCGAAGCCCGGAGAACCTTCCTTGTGTGCTATTATCTTTGCATGAGCATCACCATGGTCCTGCGCCGACCGATCCTCTTGCGCTGGACAAACTACATGGCCGATAGTGTCCGTATCCTCGAGAGTTCGCCTGAAGCACTTCCATCAGACAAGCTGCTGTGCCAACAAGTCAAAATGGCGCACATTGGCGAGAAGATATCCGTTGAATTCTGCATGGATGACCCTTCGGTTGAAGTTGCCATCTCCGACCCTAAGGTCATCTATGCCTTGAAGATATTCGAAAATGAGCTTAGCCAGCTCCGAGAGGAGAACATGACCATAGGCGATCTTGATC CTACACTTCGACTGTCAGAGCATGTTACAAATCTTTACTTGCACGAAATAGCGCTTCATCAGAATCAGGGCTCTGCTGATCTACAACCGCCGTACATCTCAGATTCGCTATCGTTATCGCCGTCATTATCTTCGGGTGTCAAGAAGGATGCACCCGTCGGTCCAGCGCATATCGGTGCCCTTGGAGACTGTCTCGCGGCTACACATGGCATATTGGATACCATCTTAAGTATCCAACTCGATATCCTTTTGACTCTTCCAGTCATCTTCT GCGTACGTGCAATTTACGCAATTGTCTGCTTGATGAAAATGTGGGTGTCGGTGACCAGTTCCGGAGAAGTAAGCAGCATCATCAAGAAAGAGGATCTGCAGATTGAAGTGTATACCGAGCAATTGGTTGCAATGTTCAACGCTATTGTATCCCGCGATGCCCAGTCCCCACATGGAAAGTTTTATTATGTTGCCAAGCGGCTACAGGAGCGTTTCGCTCATATCAAAGAAGGGGCCGCCAAAGACCAGCATCAGGACTCCGATTATGAATCTTCCCGGAATGCCAGTCAAGCTCCCAGTACTTCCACACACCAGTCCGCCAACCAAACACCACTTCATCTTCTCTCGGAAGTCGCAATGGGTAGCAGCAATAATGCCGCTTcgcaacaacagcagcagcagacACAAGCGCATACTCGATCCCAGCAACAAGCTCAAGCCGCCCTTCAAGCTCATGCGCAACACTCTCAACAAGCCATGCCGCCAAACTGGTATCCCAACATGGCTGCCCAACCCACGCCGGACATGATGGGCCTTAACGGGCAGCCTCATTTTGACATCAACTTTGACTTTACGCAGTTTGACTTGGGCACAGGTTCAGATGCGGATCTTTCCGCGCTGTTTATTCCAGATTCCATGGCTATGTGGAATTTTAACCCGGATCCAAATATGCAGGGGTATACTGGCTACTAG